A portion of the Limosilactobacillus reuteri genome contains these proteins:
- the murB gene encoding UDP-N-acetylmuramate dehydrogenase — protein sequence MANLMNEFPDIEIKQDEPLMNYTYTKTGGPADWLAFPETIDQVKELVDYVREHEMGLTVLGNASNLIVGDGGIDDLTIILTRLNKIEVHNNKVTAQAGASYIATTEAARDSELTGLEFAAGIPGSIGGAVFMNAGAYGGETKNVVSEATVMLPDGTIKHLTNEELDFGYRHSSIQDNNGVVLDATFALEPGKYDDIKARMDDLNERREAKQPLDLPSCGSVFKRPEGYYAGKLIHDAGLQGYTSGGAQVSTKHAGFIVNIDHGTAADYVNVIHHVQKTVKEKFGVDLETEVRIIGRQD from the coding sequence ATGGCTAATTTGATGAACGAATTTCCTGATATTGAAATTAAACAAGATGAACCATTAATGAATTACACCTACACTAAAACAGGAGGTCCAGCTGACTGGTTGGCTTTTCCCGAAACGATTGACCAGGTAAAAGAATTGGTTGATTATGTTCGTGAGCATGAAATGGGCTTAACGGTTTTAGGAAACGCCAGTAATTTGATTGTTGGCGATGGCGGTATAGATGATTTAACAATTATTCTTACGCGGCTTAATAAAATTGAAGTTCATAATAATAAGGTAACTGCACAGGCAGGAGCATCTTATATTGCAACAACCGAGGCAGCTCGTGATAGTGAACTTACTGGATTAGAATTTGCTGCTGGTATTCCGGGCAGTATTGGTGGGGCTGTCTTCATGAATGCCGGTGCATATGGTGGTGAAACTAAAAATGTTGTTTCCGAGGCTACCGTAATGCTTCCCGATGGAACAATCAAACACCTTACTAATGAAGAATTGGACTTTGGTTATCGGCATAGCAGTATTCAAGATAATAATGGCGTCGTGTTAGATGCTACGTTTGCTTTGGAACCGGGTAAGTATGATGATATCAAAGCAAGGATGGATGACCTGAATGAACGGCGAGAAGCTAAGCAGCCATTAGACCTCCCATCTTGTGGAAGTGTCTTTAAGCGGCCAGAAGGATATTATGCCGGAAAGTTGATTCATGATGCTGGATTGCAAGGTTATACTTCAGGTGGGGCGCAAGTTTCGACTAAGCATGCTGGCTTTATCGTTAATATTGACCATGGAACCGCAGCAGACTACGTAAATGTTATCCATCATGTCCAAAAGACAGTTAAAGAAAAATTTGGTGTTGATCTTGAAACCGAAGTACGGATTATCGGTCGGCAAGATTAA
- a CDS encoding IS30 family transposase translates to MTYKHLTTRELTLIADFWYQGTKAYRAAKLLQRSQETIYRVYRFLNDGKTIDQYLQTYQRHKRRCGRKQTQLPTIEVNYIHAQIKAGWTPDTIIGRHEHPISCSMRTLYRMFARNQYGFSVKQLPMKGKRHPNGYVEHRGKAGQLGRSIYQRYRDFPHYQHEFGHFEADTVQGKAHRGAVMTLVERQSKVMIVLNIHHKTDEAVNCQLDQWLAKLPRHFVKSITFDNGKEFAGWREIANKYDLHTYFAEVGAPNQRGLNENNNGLLRRDGLSKKLDFRDLPDELVTQLMHRRNNIPRKSLNYRTPLEVFLSHVTEEQLSPFF, encoded by the coding sequence ATGACCTATAAACATCTTACCACACGTGAATTAACTCTCATAGCTGATTTTTGGTATCAAGGTACTAAAGCTTATCGGGCTGCTAAATTACTTCAGCGTAGTCAAGAAACCATCTATCGTGTTTATCGTTTCCTCAACGACGGTAAAACCATCGACCAATATCTTCAGACTTATCAGCGACATAAGCGTCGTTGTGGTCGGAAGCAGACCCAACTGCCAACTATCGAAGTTAACTATATCCATGCGCAAATCAAGGCAGGTTGGACTCCTGATACTATTATTGGTCGTCATGAACACCCAATTAGCTGCAGTATGCGCACCCTTTATCGCATGTTTGCCCGCAATCAGTATGGCTTTTCCGTTAAACAGCTACCGATGAAAGGAAAACGCCATCCCAATGGCTATGTGGAACATCGTGGTAAAGCTGGCCAATTAGGACGCAGTATCTATCAACGATATCGTGATTTTCCGCATTACCAACATGAATTTGGGCACTTTGAAGCTGATACAGTTCAAGGTAAAGCTCACCGCGGAGCGGTAATGACGCTAGTAGAGCGACAATCCAAAGTAATGATTGTCCTTAATATTCATCATAAAACAGACGAAGCAGTGAATTGTCAGCTTGATCAATGGCTCGCTAAACTGCCACGTCACTTTGTTAAATCAATTACTTTTGATAACGGGAAAGAATTTGCTGGATGGCGAGAAATAGCCAATAAGTATGATCTTCACACCTATTTTGCGGAAGTCGGTGCTCCCAATCAACGAGGGTTAAACGAAAATAATAACGGCCTCTTGCGTCGTGATGGTCTTAGTAAAAAGCTAGATTTTCGCGATTTACCAGACGAACTAGTCACTCAGCTAATGCATCGTCGCAACAATATCCCACGAAAATCTCTTAATTATCGTACACCATTAGAAGTATTCTTGAGTCATGTCACAGAAGAACAACTTTCACCTTTTTTCTAA
- the rbsK gene encoding ribokinase: MSNNVVVLGSINVDTTYHVDRFPQPGETISAVSKSSAPGGKGANQAVAAARSGAKTAFIGAVGSDKEGAYMLESLADDHIDTRHIMTDELHGTGSAAITLDANGQNDIMVYGGANQAMTTDVLNGIDDVLEDADFLISQFETPQEVALDAFKQAKKHGATTLLNPAPAHEILLELLKYTDVITPNESECALLTGIEITDEESMLKSADYFRERGVKHLLITLGSKGVFYSTPTAHGLVPAFKVKAVDTTAAGDTFLGALSSQLEKDLSNVDKALVYAQRASSLTVQQMGAMPSIPNHDAVLEALAEN; encoded by the coding sequence ATGAGCAATAATGTAGTTGTTTTAGGAAGTATTAACGTTGATACTACTTATCACGTTGATCGCTTCCCTCAACCTGGTGAAACCATTTCAGCAGTAAGTAAGAGTTCTGCTCCTGGTGGTAAGGGTGCCAATCAAGCAGTTGCAGCAGCCCGCTCTGGTGCCAAAACGGCCTTTATTGGGGCAGTTGGTTCTGATAAAGAAGGAGCTTACATGCTTGAATCATTGGCTGATGATCATATTGATACACGCCACATCATGACTGATGAGTTACACGGTACTGGTAGTGCTGCGATTACTTTAGATGCTAATGGTCAAAATGACATTATGGTATATGGCGGTGCCAACCAAGCAATGACCACTGATGTTCTTAACGGCATTGATGATGTTTTAGAAGATGCTGACTTTTTAATTAGTCAATTTGAAACACCACAAGAAGTTGCTTTAGATGCATTTAAGCAAGCTAAAAAACACGGTGCTACTACTCTTTTAAATCCAGCACCAGCTCATGAGATTTTACTAGAATTATTAAAATATACAGATGTTATCACTCCCAATGAAAGTGAATGCGCCTTATTAACAGGTATTGAAATTACTGATGAAGAATCAATGTTAAAGAGTGCTGATTACTTCCGTGAACGGGGAGTTAAACACCTTTTAATTACTTTAGGCTCAAAAGGAGTATTTTACTCTACACCTACAGCCCATGGACTTGTTCCAGCATTTAAGGTTAAGGCAGTTGATACTACTGCAGCTGGTGATACATTCCTTGGGGCATTGAGTTCACAATTAGAAAAGGACTTGTCAAATGTTGATAAGGCCCTTGTCTACGCACAACGAGCATCTAGTTTAACTGTTCAACAAATGGGAGCAATGCCTTCTATTCCAAATCATGATGCAGTTCTAGAAGCCTTAGCAGAAAATTAA
- the rbsD gene encoding D-ribose pyranase encodes MKKTGIINSEVSAVVANMGHMDWLSIGDAGMPVPFGTKKIDLAVDKELPSFMDVLNNVLKEMKVQKIYLAEEIKDQNPEQLENIKKALPDVEVAFMPHSELKKSLAKTHAFIRTGEMTPYSNIILESGVTF; translated from the coding sequence ATGAAGAAAACAGGGATTATTAATTCAGAAGTTTCAGCTGTCGTAGCTAATATGGGACACATGGATTGGCTATCAATTGGGGATGCAGGAATGCCAGTTCCATTTGGTACTAAGAAGATTGATTTGGCTGTTGATAAGGAATTGCCAAGCTTTATGGACGTGTTGAATAACGTTCTTAAGGAAATGAAGGTCCAAAAGATTTACTTAGCTGAAGAAATCAAGGATCAAAATCCAGAACAACTTGAAAATATTAAGAAGGCATTACCAGATGTTGAGGTTGCATTTATGCCTCATAGTGAGCTTAAGAAGAGTCTTGCCAAGACGCATGCCTTTATTCGGACAGGGGAAATGACGCCATACTCAAACATTATCCTTGAATCAGGCGTAACATTTTAA
- the fucP gene encoding L-fucose:H+ symporter permease has protein sequence MENEVKKENGQSWVQLSDGYLSRTPMFQFVILCLIFPLWGAAASLNDILITQFKTVFTLNDTATAFVQSAFYGGYFLMAIPASILIKKTSYKLAILIGLLFYIIGCGMFFPASHVATYSMFLVAIFAIAIGLSFLETSCDTYATMFGPKETANKRLNVANVLIPLGDIMGIVLGKYLIFGEGGNIADKVAKMSKSEAEAYNEHLLQLTLQPYKYILIVLIIIFIVLAVTKMPRAKAFSTGSETKEDQPSLGETFNYLFHNKRYMKGVLCQFVYAGMQTTVWSFTIRLALRLDSHISDAAASTFMIYSYIAWFFGKLVANWFLDRYSITKVLTWFSLLGTISLVITFTVPNITAVIAAIATSFFFGPEWPTIYAHTLDQIHEKKYTETGGAFIVMSLIGGAIVPTIQGRVSDLTGSMQLSFIVPAICFALITIYFWTEHRWEKAHPNEVQEH, from the coding sequence ATGGAAAATGAAGTAAAAAAAGAGAATGGACAAAGTTGGGTTCAACTTTCAGACGGTTATTTAAGTCGGACACCAATGTTCCAATTTGTTATTTTATGTTTAATCTTCCCGTTATGGGGAGCAGCGGCCAGTCTTAATGATATTTTGATTACACAATTTAAGACGGTTTTCACCTTAAATGATACTGCAACTGCCTTTGTTCAAAGTGCCTTTTACGGTGGTTATTTCTTAATGGCAATTCCAGCTTCAATTCTTATTAAGAAGACATCATATAAGTTAGCAATTCTTATTGGGCTATTATTTTATATTATTGGTTGTGGAATGTTTTTCCCAGCTTCACATGTTGCTACTTATAGTATGTTTTTAGTTGCTATTTTTGCTATTGCTATTGGTTTGAGTTTTCTTGAAACTAGTTGTGATACATATGCAACGATGTTTGGACCAAAAGAAACTGCTAACAAACGGTTAAACGTTGCTAATGTTTTGATTCCTCTTGGTGATATCATGGGAATCGTTCTTGGTAAGTACCTTATTTTTGGTGAAGGTGGAAATATTGCCGACAAGGTTGCTAAGATGTCAAAATCTGAAGCGGAAGCCTACAATGAACACTTGCTTCAATTAACTTTGCAACCTTATAAGTACATCTTGATTGTTTTAATCATTATCTTTATTGTTTTAGCAGTTACTAAGATGCCTCGCGCTAAGGCCTTCTCAACTGGCTCTGAAACTAAGGAAGATCAACCATCACTTGGTGAAACTTTCAACTACTTATTCCACAATAAGCGGTACATGAAAGGGGTTCTCTGTCAGTTTGTTTATGCCGGTATGCAAACGACTGTATGGTCATTTACTATTCGGTTAGCATTGCGTCTCGATTCTCATATTTCTGATGCAGCAGCTTCAACTTTCATGATTTACAGTTACATTGCTTGGTTCTTTGGTAAGTTAGTTGCAAACTGGTTCCTTGACCGTTACTCAATTACTAAGGTATTAACTTGGTTCTCATTACTTGGAACAATTTCATTAGTAATTACCTTTACTGTTCCTAACATCACAGCGGTAATTGCGGCAATCGCAACTAGTTTCTTCTTTGGACCAGAATGGCCAACGATCTATGCTCATACCCTTGATCAAATTCATGAAAAGAAGTACACCGAAACTGGTGGTGCATTTATCGTTATGTCCTTAATTGGTGGGGCAATTGTTCCAACAATTCAAGGACGGGTATCAGATTTAACTGGTTCAATGCAATTATCATTCATTGTCCCAGCAATTTGTTTCGCACTTATCACTATTTACTTCTGGACTGAGCACCGTTGGGAAAAGGCTCATCCAAATGAAGTTCAAGAACACTAA
- the cdaA gene encoding diadenylate cyclase CdaA: protein MQFIISLLTWQNLIHLIDILVIWFLIYELLMLIRGTRAVQLFRGILIIILVKIVSWYVGLSTVSWVMDQIINWGVIAIVIIFQPEIRRGLEHLGRGTFFTHNQTANEKEEDMIKQLDQAIQYMSKRRIGALMSIQMKTGLEEYIETGIPLDADISGALLINTFIPNTPLHDGAVIIKNNRIAVAAAYLPLSDSKLIPKELGTRHRAAVGISEVTDALTIVISEETGEVSITKDNELIRNMSRDEYLKFLRAQLYTHEPQHENLVTELYAKFQRKGGGRHGQGH from the coding sequence ATGCAATTTATAATTTCGCTTCTAACATGGCAGAATCTGATTCACTTAATTGATATCTTAGTAATTTGGTTTTTAATCTACGAGTTATTAATGTTGATTCGTGGTACAAGAGCTGTCCAGCTATTTCGCGGTATTTTGATCATTATTTTGGTTAAGATTGTTAGTTGGTATGTTGGTTTAAGTACTGTTTCGTGGGTGATGGACCAGATTATCAACTGGGGTGTTATTGCAATTGTTATTATCTTCCAGCCAGAGATTCGGCGCGGACTGGAACACCTTGGTCGAGGAACTTTCTTTACTCATAATCAAACAGCAAATGAGAAAGAAGAAGATATGATTAAGCAATTAGACCAAGCGATTCAGTACATGTCAAAGCGAAGAATTGGTGCTTTAATGAGTATTCAAATGAAGACAGGTCTAGAAGAGTATATTGAAACCGGTATTCCACTCGATGCTGATATTTCAGGGGCATTACTTATTAATACTTTTATTCCTAATACGCCCTTGCATGATGGAGCAGTGATTATAAAAAATAATCGGATTGCAGTAGCGGCTGCTTATCTTCCTTTGTCTGATAGTAAATTGATTCCTAAAGAATTAGGGACACGACATCGGGCTGCTGTTGGAATTAGTGAAGTGACAGATGCATTGACAATTGTTATTTCAGAAGAAACCGGCGAAGTTTCAATTACGAAAGATAATGAATTAATTCGAAACATGTCGCGAGATGAATACCTAAAGTTCTTACGTGCTCAGTTGTATACGCATGAGCCTCAACACGAAAACTTGGTAACAGAACTTTATGCTAAGTTTCAACGTAAAGGAGGTGGCCGTCATGGGCAAGGACACTAA
- a CDS encoding YbbR-like domain-containing protein, translating to MGKDTKGFFRRKWFLRIISLILALFLFMYVNGSKSGFLRQNTRNNNQSSALMSNKSVTLRMPLDVTIDNNKYIVSGYPQYVKVKVTGPSALVTTTSNTQNFKVYADLSDLTPGKHRVKLKTSGLNSELTSKIEPQYINVNIQPRKMITMKVTIRLSTRDLDNGYKLGRPHSDIQTVQVTGSRDEVNKVNRIIAFVAIPHDAKDNIVRQVTLQAIDRNGQTLNVVISPTTTNVSIPISAGSQSSSSSDSSSSSSSEESEETKSSSRTSSRNDSSDSSSETFQSSSSISNEDSSSSSQNQ from the coding sequence ATGGGCAAGGACACTAAAGGCTTCTTTCGCCGGAAATGGTTTTTGAGAATTATTTCGTTAATCCTAGCACTCTTTCTATTCATGTATGTAAATGGGAGCAAAAGCGGCTTCCTTCGTCAAAATACTCGGAATAATAACCAGAGTAGTGCTTTAATGTCGAATAAATCCGTTACCCTTCGAATGCCCCTTGATGTAACAATTGATAATAATAAGTATATTGTCAGCGGGTATCCTCAATATGTTAAGGTTAAGGTAACTGGTCCTTCTGCATTGGTTACAACCACCTCTAATACTCAAAATTTTAAGGTGTATGCGGATTTGTCTGACTTGACTCCTGGTAAACACCGAGTAAAGTTAAAAACGAGTGGGTTAAATTCAGAATTAACTTCTAAAATTGAGCCACAATATATTAATGTTAATATTCAACCACGCAAGATGATTACAATGAAAGTAACTATTCGTTTGAGTACTAGAGATTTGGACAATGGCTATAAGCTTGGACGTCCACATAGTGATATTCAAACTGTCCAAGTTACTGGTTCACGTGATGAAGTTAATAAAGTAAATCGAATTATTGCTTTTGTAGCAATTCCACATGATGCAAAGGATAATATTGTACGACAGGTAACGCTACAAGCAATTGATCGGAATGGTCAAACACTTAATGTTGTGATTTCACCAACTACTACTAATGTTTCAATTCCTATTTCTGCGGGCTCACAGAGCAGCAGTTCGAGTGATAGTTCATCAAGTAGTAGTAGTGAAGAGAGTGAAGAAACAAAGAGCAGTTCAAGAACATCTTCGCGAAATGACTCTTCAGATTCTTCATCTGAAACATTCCAATCTTCAAGTAGCATAAGTAATGAAGATTCAAGTTCAAGTAGTCAGAATCAATAA
- the glmM gene encoding phosphoglucosamine mutase: MKLKYFGTDGVRGVANQDLSPELAFRVGRAGGYVLTRHSERKQPQVLVARDTRISGEMLENALIAGLLSVGIEVLRLGVVTTPGVAYLVRAQEADAGVMITASHNPIKCNGIKYFGANGFKLSDELEYEIEQLLDAEEDTLPRPSDAGLGTVADYHEGALKYTSFLEQTVSNDLEGLKVVVDAANGATSGFISNLFADMNVDFIPINDQPDGLNTNLNCGSTHPESLQKAVVENDADLGVAFDGDGDRCIAVDNEGNIVDGDKIMYICGKYMDKKGLLKKDTVVTTVMSNLGMYKALEAHNLKSVKTKVGDRYVVEEMLKNGYNLGGEQSGHIIFLDHNTTGDGMLTALQLLSVVKDSGKTLAELANDVTTYPQELLNIKVADKTTAMENQKLKEIIAQVEKEMNGDGRVLVRPSGTEPLLRIMAEAATPELVHEYVERIGDVARAELEVE, from the coding sequence ATGAAGTTAAAATATTTTGGAACTGATGGAGTTCGTGGGGTTGCAAATCAAGATTTAAGTCCAGAATTGGCGTTCCGTGTTGGTCGCGCAGGTGGATATGTCCTTACTCGGCATTCAGAACGGAAACAACCTCAAGTATTAGTTGCTCGTGATACACGAATTTCTGGTGAAATGCTAGAAAATGCGTTGATCGCTGGATTGTTGTCTGTTGGGATTGAAGTTTTACGACTAGGCGTAGTAACTACTCCCGGGGTTGCTTACCTTGTTCGGGCACAAGAAGCTGATGCGGGAGTAATGATTACTGCTAGTCACAATCCGATTAAATGTAACGGAATCAAATATTTTGGGGCTAATGGATTTAAATTATCCGATGAATTGGAATATGAAATTGAACAATTACTAGATGCTGAAGAAGATACGTTGCCACGACCATCTGATGCAGGCTTAGGAACAGTTGCTGATTATCATGAGGGAGCATTAAAATATACTTCTTTCTTGGAACAAACTGTTTCAAATGATCTTGAAGGGTTAAAAGTGGTAGTTGATGCTGCTAATGGTGCAACAAGTGGCTTCATCTCTAATCTTTTTGCTGATATGAATGTTGACTTTATTCCAATTAATGATCAACCAGATGGCTTAAATACTAACCTAAATTGTGGATCAACTCATCCAGAGAGCCTCCAAAAAGCAGTTGTGGAAAATGATGCTGATCTTGGAGTAGCATTTGATGGGGATGGTGACCGTTGTATTGCTGTTGATAATGAGGGAAATATTGTTGACGGTGATAAGATCATGTATATCTGTGGTAAGTACATGGATAAGAAAGGATTACTTAAGAAAGATACAGTGGTTACAACTGTGATGAGTAATCTAGGAATGTACAAAGCCTTAGAAGCACACAACTTAAAGAGTGTTAAGACTAAGGTTGGTGACCGTTATGTTGTTGAAGAAATGTTGAAAAATGGTTATAACCTTGGTGGTGAACAATCAGGACATATTATTTTCTTAGATCACAATACGACTGGGGATGGAATGCTTACCGCACTGCAACTCTTGTCTGTAGTTAAAGACTCTGGGAAGACACTCGCTGAATTGGCAAATGATGTAACAACTTATCCACAAGAGTTATTGAATATTAAGGTAGCAGATAAAACTACTGCAATGGAGAATCAAAAATTAAAGGAAATTATTGCGCAAGTCGAAAAAGAAATGAACGGGGATGGAAGAGTTCTTGTTCGTCCTAGTGGAACTGAACCTCTTTTACGCATTATGGCTGAAGCAGCTACGCCAGAATTAGTTCATGAATACGTTGAACGGATCGGTGATGTTGCCCGCGCGGAATTAGAAGTAGAATAA
- the glmS gene encoding glutamine--fructose-6-phosphate transaminase (isomerizing) yields the protein MCGIVGVTGTDKSLSILIDGLKRLEYRGYDSAGVYVNDQQGHDYLVKRPGRIANLEAALGEEVHGLAGIGHTRWATHGEPNEANAHPQYSQDERFYLVHNGVIENYADLKKEYLSDVKFVSQTDTEVIVQLVDKFVVESGMSTEAALLKVLRLISPDSSYAFVLMDKEQPDTLFVAKNKSPLLVGIADGYNMVGSDAMSMIKETNTFMEIGDHELVIVKPDHITVKDFDGNEIDRPTFKVDMDANAADKGAYPYYMLKEIDEQPAVMRKLVQEYFGDNDVAQINEEMLKDMANADHLYIVGAGTSYHAGLVGARIFEKLCGIPTSVHISSEFAYEQPLLSKKPFFIFLSQSGETADSREVLVNVNKHNWPSLTITNVDKSTLSREATYTELLYAGPEIAVASTKAYTAQIAVEAILAQALGVYMDKQAAKDFDVKHQLGLVANGMQSITDSKKKVEEIASRYLSKSPNAFYIGRGMDWSVSLEAALKLKEISYVQAEGFASGELKHGTIALIEDQTPVIGIITQDRTAGLTRSNLEETQARGANAITIVSRHLAKEDDTFVLPDVDEVLTPLLSVIPAQLLAYYTSLGKGLDVDKPRNLAKSVTVQ from the coding sequence ATGTGTGGAATTGTTGGAGTTACAGGAACTGACAAGAGTTTGTCAATTCTAATTGATGGATTAAAGCGTCTTGAATATCGTGGATATGACTCTGCAGGAGTTTATGTTAATGATCAGCAAGGACATGATTACCTTGTAAAGCGGCCAGGTCGGATTGCTAATCTAGAAGCGGCCCTTGGGGAAGAAGTTCATGGTTTAGCCGGTATTGGTCATACCCGGTGGGCTACTCATGGTGAACCAAACGAAGCCAATGCTCACCCTCAATACTCTCAAGACGAACGGTTCTACTTAGTTCACAACGGTGTAATTGAAAATTATGCTGACTTAAAGAAAGAATACTTATCTGACGTTAAATTTGTTAGTCAAACTGATACAGAAGTAATTGTTCAATTAGTTGATAAATTTGTTGTTGAATCTGGAATGTCAACAGAAGCAGCCCTCCTTAAGGTTCTTCGTTTAATCAGCCCTGATTCTTCATATGCATTTGTATTGATGGATAAAGAACAGCCAGATACATTATTTGTTGCTAAAAACAAGAGTCCATTATTAGTTGGGATTGCTGATGGTTACAACATGGTTGGTTCTGATGCAATGTCAATGATTAAAGAAACTAATACCTTTATGGAAATCGGTGACCACGAGTTGGTAATCGTTAAGCCAGATCACATTACTGTTAAAGACTTTGATGGTAATGAGATTGACCGGCCAACATTTAAGGTTGATATGGATGCTAATGCTGCAGATAAAGGTGCCTACCCATACTACATGTTAAAGGAAATTGATGAGCAACCAGCTGTTATGCGGAAGTTAGTTCAAGAATACTTTGGTGACAATGATGTAGCACAAATTAATGAAGAGATGTTAAAAGATATGGCAAATGCTGACCATCTTTACATCGTTGGTGCCGGTACAAGTTATCATGCTGGCTTAGTAGGTGCGCGCATTTTTGAAAAACTTTGCGGAATTCCTACATCTGTTCATATTTCATCAGAATTTGCTTACGAACAACCACTTCTTTCTAAGAAGCCGTTCTTTATCTTCTTAAGTCAAAGTGGGGAAACGGCTGATAGTCGGGAAGTACTTGTTAATGTTAATAAGCATAACTGGCCAAGCTTAACAATTACTAATGTTGATAAGTCAACGCTTTCTCGTGAAGCAACTTACACTGAATTACTTTACGCTGGTCCAGAAATTGCCGTTGCTTCAACAAAGGCTTACACTGCCCAAATTGCTGTCGAAGCTATTCTTGCTCAAGCATTGGGTGTCTACATGGATAAGCAAGCAGCTAAAGACTTTGATGTTAAGCACCAATTAGGATTAGTTGCTAATGGTATGCAATCAATCACTGACAGTAAGAAGAAAGTAGAAGAAATTGCTTCCCGCTACCTCTCTAAGTCACCAAATGCTTTCTACATTGGCCGGGGAATGGATTGGTCAGTTTCACTTGAAGCTGCTTTGAAGTTAAAGGAAATTTCATATGTTCAAGCGGAAGGTTTTGCATCTGGTGAATTAAAGCATGGAACAATTGCTTTAATTGAAGACCAGACTCCAGTGATTGGGATCATTACCCAAGATCGGACTGCTGGTTTAACACGGAGTAACCTTGAAGAAACGCAAGCTCGTGGGGCAAATGCAATTACAATTGTTTCACGGCACCTTGCAAAAGAAGACGATACATTCGTTCTTCCCGATGTCGATGAAGTGTTGACGCCACTTCTTAGTGTAATTCCGGCTCAATTATTGGCTTACTACACTAGTCTTGGTAAGGGACTTGATGTTGATAAACCACGTAACCTCGCAAAGTCTGTTACAGTTCAATAA